A section of the Rhodothermus sp. genome encodes:
- a CDS encoding OsmC family protein, with amino-acid sequence MQARLKYVEGLTFIGQAGSGHWTVLDSSHGGRTSGATSPMEMVLLALMGCSAMDVVSILQKMRAPFVDLQVEAQADRAETHPRVYTRIHLTYRVFGRGLKPEQVARAVQLSQEKYCSITAMLRSTAAITYEAWIEDPETGQKQPVTFAPKSGNALPSK; translated from the coding sequence ATGCAAGCCCGCCTTAAATATGTCGAAGGACTGACGTTCATTGGTCAGGCTGGCTCCGGTCACTGGACCGTACTCGACTCTTCGCATGGAGGACGCACTTCCGGGGCCACCAGCCCGATGGAAATGGTACTGCTGGCCCTCATGGGCTGCTCGGCCATGGATGTCGTTTCGATCCTGCAGAAAATGCGGGCTCCCTTTGTCGATCTGCAGGTTGAAGCCCAGGCCGACCGAGCCGAGACCCATCCCCGTGTCTATACCCGCATCCATCTGACCTATCGCGTTTTTGGACGCGGACTCAAGCCTGAGCAGGTAGCCCGTGCCGTACAGCTCTCTCAGGAAAAGTACTGCTCCATTACCGCCATGCTGCGATCTACGGCGGCCATTACCTACGAAGCATGGATCGAAGACCCGGAAACCGGCCAGAAACAACCCGTAACTTTCGCCCCGAAGTCAGGTAACGCCCTTCCCTCGAAGTGA